The following are encoded in a window of Primulina eburnea isolate SZY01 chromosome 4, ASM2296580v1, whole genome shotgun sequence genomic DNA:
- the LOC140830105 gene encoding uncharacterized protein gives MECMLRSHSPDLLIFDPEIERTARRLRKARREEIKAMADNRENDRQMPPEAIPIRDHFRPVINTHYSGIARGNINANNFELKPALINMIRDQARGWLQSLPLGSITTWEELATKFLAKYFPPAKSAQLKIEISTFRQTELEQLYEAWERYKELLRKCPNHGFEDWVQIELFYNGLNGQTRTTVDAAAGGTIFAKSPAQAYDLLEQMTINSYQWPSERSGVKRTAGVYAVDPITSLTAQVSALTTQIAAMNKAGQSTSDVALVTAEESPIPEEVQYINNKNFGGFGGYRGKPSFEDLVGTFVVESGKRMSRTESRLDNLETHMASIGATLKILESQVGQITNALTSQPSGVVQKTADPNLGEVNAIFMQHEEIGMLGSEEKEVELTQVPNEKPTPSKRTRDLKNLHSNIQSTEKEEVAITGGENKGMQGSLPQKLQDPGEFVIPCEIRGQLVEKAICDSGASVNVMPSFLCEKLGLSVIKPTGLSLQMADKSIRTPLGVVEDVELKIDKIRLLADFVVLDMGNSQNVRAILGRPFLATAGAIIDVKRRKMTMEVEGQLVEIKASKIAYNPP, from the exons tgcatgctaaGATCGCACAGCCCTGATTTGCTTATTTTTGATCCGGAGATCGAGCGAACTgcgagaagattaagaaaagcgAGAAGGGAAGAAATCAAAGCGATGGCTGATAACAGAGAAAACGACCGACAGATGCCGCCTGAGGCTATACCaatcagagatcacttccgaccagtgatcaacacgCATTATTCTGGCATTGCTCGAGGAAACATCAACGCCAACAATTTCGAGCTTAAGcccgcattgataaacatg ATACG ggatcaagcaagaggatggctgcAATCGCTTCCCTTGGGAAGTATCACAACATGGGAGGAGTTGGCGACAAAATTTCTGGCAAAATACTTTccccctgcaaagtctgcacagttgaagataGAGATTAGCACGTTTCGGCAGACTGAATTGGAGCAACTGTATGAGGCATGGGAGAGATACAAGGAGCTGTTGAGGAAATGCCcgaaccatggttttgaagactgggtgcaAATCGAGCTTTTCTATAATGGATTGAATGGTCAAACGCGTACAACTGTGGATGCAGCGgcaggtggcacgatctttgccaagTCCCCTGCTCAAGCCTATGACTTGCTTGAGCAGATGACCATAAACAGCTACCAGTGGCCATCTGAAAGATCTGGAGTGAAGAGGACTGCTGGAGTTTATGCCGTGGATCCAATCACATCACTTACTGCACAGGTTTCAGCATTGACCACACAGATTGCAGCAATGAACAAAGCAGGCCAGTCTACGTCTGATGTAGCACTGGTGACTGCCGAAGAGTCGCCTATTCCTGAAGAAGTGCAATACATCAACAACAAGAACTTTGGAGGCTTTggcggatatcgag ggaagccatcatttgaAGATTTAGTTGGAACGTTTGTGGTTGAATCTGGTAAAAGGATGTCTAGAACTGAGTCTAGACTGGACAACCTTGAGACACACATGGCGAGCATTGGTGCGACATTGAAAATCCTGGAGTCACAAGTGGGGCAGATAACGAATGCACTTACGTCTCAACCGTCAGGCGTAGTACAAAAGACTGCAGATCCAAATCTGGGAGAGGTGAATGCCATTTTTATGCAGCATGAGGAGATTGGTATGTTAGGCAGCGAAGAGAAGGAGGTTGAACTCACACAAGTTCCGAATGAAAAGCCAACTCCAAGCAAAAGAACCCGAG atctcaagaacctacactCTAACATTCAGTCTACAGAGAAGGAAGAGGTGGCAATCACTGGAGGAGAGAATAAGGGCATGCAAGGAAGTCTTCCTCAGAAGCTGCAAGACCCCGGAGAATTTGTTATACCATGTGAAATAAGGGGGCAATTAGTGGAAAAAGCTATATGTGATTCGGGAGCGAGCGTGAATGTAATGCCAAGTTTTCTCTGCGAGAAACTTGGACTGAGTGTGATCAAACCCACAGGACTAAGTTTGCAAATGGCGGATAAATCGATCAGGACACCGCTAGGTGttgtggaagatgttgaacttaAGATTGATAAAATAAGGCTTTTAGCTGATTTTGTGGTGCTTGACATGGGGAACAGTCAGAATGTTCGTGCTATTTTAGGACGACCATTTTTGGCTACTGCAGGAGCTATTATTGACGTGAAACGAAGAAAGATGACCATGGAAGTTGAAGGTCAGCTTGTGGAAATAAAGGCATCCAAGATAGCATACAATCCACCATGA